The DNA window GTTTATTAGACTGCATCATCAATACCTGCTTGTCACGGATATTGTTCTATTTGTCTCTATCTTAACAACCGTTTTcgattatttaaacttatttttttttcatttgaaatcgTTTGTATCGTTCTCTATTTACCGACCCCAAGTTTTCTTGGGGATTTTCttggagaaaaaaaaaagtttacgtCTATTTGTTATGAAATCGTCCATAAAACCGTGTGAATAATTGCTTAAATTTAgggattaatatatttgaaaacaatctGAATCAACGTCTCAGTGCTAAACaaacaagtaatattttttgtcccCTCCGTATTTGAGTTTACCGGACGCATTAGGTCCTGTTATTTAAATGACCtatcaaaaacttttttatattccaaAGCATAAACGGGATTTTTTATTAGTAGATTgcctaaaataatatgattttacttttataagcgtcgatgtgaaataaaaaaaaaacaaaactaaaaatctcaataaaatttaattgcgtATATGTAGTATTTGTAACtatgtaattttgaatttgCTACACCGATTTCGATAAAACAATGATTATGCCATAATCTCTGTGAACATCAATATTGATAACTTTAAATGTTTGTTGtgtttttgacaatcaatacgAAATTCGTAAAAAAGCAGACATTTAGtatgaaaatcaaaatgatGGAACCAGGTAGGGCTTCATTATAAGTACAGTATACAGTTTATCCAAACCATGTTAGTCGCTTCTGAGAAATCAATAAGTGTAGTACCTAATACATAGTTTTTCTGAACTATGCGTCGAACATAAGACCTCCTTCGTTTTTTTTGTGCCAATGGTCAGCAGCTCAgtgttatattgattttatgtttcattataatatgtagtaataaaaaatataacctcaaATGCAAGAATTTGTCTAGCCTGTATTAAATGCCAgggaatatattaaaaaaatgttataaatgtaaattaaaaaaatatttaccaccAGGCCCCGGCGAGATTCGAACTCACGATCTCCTGTTTACTAGACAGGCGCTTTAACCAACTAAGCCACGGCGCCGATGAGACATGCGACCAAATATATCAACAATATGCaactgtataattaaattaaatataatatatagcaaagaAAGATTGAAAAGAACTGCTGTGAAAACACTTGCTTCTGAATATTGTGTGTTgagatgatttttattttattgttcaataCCTTTCTATATCCCGGAATGACACCAATATCCAGtgactaaaacatttttttaaaaatcaatttatcgAATTATACTTGTACTGAGTTGTCTAggcagaatataaaaaaaaaatgttatttactgACAtgatctgtaattaaaatggtggaaaagagtacctactgattttcttgacagttctcggcagaatctactttccgatcCAGTGatggctttaaatttaattcaacactgcaaCATGAAGATTTAAGTGTTTTGATAAGCCtactttaaataagaatattttgattttgattagttGGTTTCAGTTGTGACGTAATAAGCAATTAACGAACATTGAGTATTAGGCCGGATTAGACTTTAgcgtttaataaatttgaacttattatgtatattgttgttTATCTGTTGGTAGATGTTGTTTACTTAGAGGtatttgtgcaaacccgttttGGCGTGACCAAACGTCGATTGAacgagcctgtgtaactacaggcacaagggacgtagcatcttagtttccaaggctggtggcacattggtCTGCCAACCGATgacatgaataaaaaatgtacggaatagaaaaaacattttacaatgcAGTATTTTACTTATGCTGTGCCGTGTAACTACTTATTATAAGCTAGCGATTTTTAATTTCTGCGACTgaagtttattgaaaatatttgtctttttaaatgcattgctttttaaaatatcaaaagtttatgTTCTTTCGATTTCATGAATGGTTTCGAAGCGATCTCGCTATTAAAAGCATCATACTATCTCAGAATTAAATAGACTTCCTATTGATTTCCCacattattgttttagttttatttttttgagtaagaaatgtaatttatttattatatatttataggtcgCTACGTAGGCAGTCGGCCGATCAAGTTAAGGAAAAGTACCTGGAAGAACCGAGCTCTGGACGTCGTGCGAAAGAAAGAGAAGGAGAAAGCGGCCCTTCTCGCTCTCCTCATGTCCGGGAACAAGAGCTGACagatttaatttgacattgacattaagTTTGTCAAACAAAATgcaatgttttagttttaactgCACTTAGCGtgaagtataaataacaattattattaactaaaactgTATTTTACTACTTTCCCGatcataattgtaatattttattaaatacaattttaaacaaatgaaaaataaattactatttaaaatgaaataaacaatttataaaaaataatttatttttacaataataattctttgGCTGAACACAATTTATAGCacaaatattgtacattttcTAACTTAATTTTTAGTCAAAAACACTTATCAATATAATACCTACAACTATACAATTGCGACACCGCAAAACATTTAAGTTTGAATGTTGAAGAAGTTGTAATATGAAAAAACTAgactaattatatttgtaacaggaatatacatatttgttcaTATATATCACTACAGAAAGGTAGAAACgtgaccaattaaaaaaaagtctgactaaattattttctttcggAAATAATCGATCATTGATCGTTAAAATTTCTGTCGTATTTTATTCATAGGCGCGAGACGTTATATATaaagtgattatttaaaatgacacGTTAAAAGTTGAAATTATCCAAGGTGTTGTTGCCTTCGTAAGGCGCGCGGTGGCGCGCGCGCAGGCGGGGCGGCGGGCGGGGCCGCGCGCGCGGGGGCGGGGGCGCGCTCGCGGCCGCCGCGTACAGCTTGTCGAGGCAACAGCGCTCGTCGCCCTGCAGCAGCCCCGTCGTCGCCGGGCAGAACGGAGTCGTGAAGTCCTCCAGACAATAGGCTCCTGATGCGCTacaaattagaaaatttattgaatatataaaaataaaaatatttttttttctaagttaaataaattatatttaatagtagaaatgtctatatattttttgacaataaaacatattagaagGAGCTCGAGTCTTCTGTCACTATGATATGTAACAATAACTTGTTCTACAAAGTTTGAGTTCAACATCGTTCATTAACATCGAATGGGATGCGACCTTTTGGAAATAAGACGCGCGTTCTGCCTGGTGGCAGTAGTCGGCAAATTCTCGCCTATGACTTGCGAGAATGTATAGTATATCTTTGAAGATAACCATACATAAAAACCTACATAAACATGTACATATGTACTCACACATATATAACATGCTAAAATCTCGTGAAACTTTTCGCTTGACGGGAGTCGCACAATTATTATTCAGAAATTCTTTGTTAACGCTTCTTCGTTCGAAGAGTGTCATTTTCGATACACCATCTACGTTGACAAAGTTTCGTTCCACTATCATTGTGCGTGGACTGTAAAATAGCTTTTGCAAAAAGGACGGAAAAATTACCCGACTATCAAAGCAAGTATCTTTGGATTATTGAcataattgtcaaaaatcttaattttaactAGAGATttactttatgtttatataaatgttgtcAAGTGGCTCGTTTATATATTTGCAGTTCCTGTTTCCTGATGTTCTAGGTTTAAATTCCTAGTTTGAatcataagaaataaaacattgtttattggTACTTACGTCATTGGCGTCGGTTGCCCCAAAGGAACAGGCAAGGCCGCGGCCCGCGCTGGCGGCACGCGCACGGAGCAGCGCCTGCCGCACGGCGCCGCGGGGCGAGGCCGGAACAGGCTTTCTGCTTGGTAACAGATCGACCATACGTGACTGCATAGTGCTTCATCTGTGAAAATAGTTTCGACCTATAGTCATCTCAGTCTAAAAAAAGaggatacaatttaaaaaaaaaaagatgatttAGATTCCTAACACGAGTGAAGAGAGACGAAGGGTGTTAAGTATTTATCAATAGTCATACTCGGTGTATCTTCACAATATGGCTGGCTCCGTCCGCCATTAAGGCAGAAGTCGGCGTGTCCAAGACGGGCTCCTTCGCCGTATCGGCCCGCATTGGTGTGGAGGACGTGCACGGCGCGCGCGTCGCCCGGGTCCAGGCGCAGAGCGGGCGCGGACCTGATGAGAGGGCGGGCTGGGTCCAAGCCTACAGataattttcactttaaatagatattataatatacatatgcgaactataataaatatcaactatataattaaatactcttGTATGTCCATAAACACATGACGTATTAGTGTGGAAGTTTATCACACAGATAGACggaaaacatcaaataaattaaaaaagtaggaATACAATTCGtacaattaagatataatataatttttcagaGCCCGAATTTATCAACAGCAGTGactacttttttacttttttattaattttcgccTTAGCTTTTACTTGAAAGAGCGttttgcaagctcgtctgggtaggtaccatcactCATCACATAAAATACCACCAAACAACttattactaagtattgttgttgtgttccggtttgaagggtgaatgagccactgtaactgcaggcacaaaggacataacatcttagttcccaaggatggtgaTGGGTGGGGCATTGGTtatgtgaggaatgattaatatttcttacagtatcaatTTATATGGGCAGTGGACTACCCAAAGGACATAAAAAGGTAcaaaaaaccaaatattttacattctttaaaaaaccttatttacatatgtaatacGTACCAATAATTCGATTAAGcctaaaattcaaataattggcCATAATGCCGCACATGTGGGCGCCGAGCGAATGACCAACACACGTAAGTCGGTCTGGTCTTAGGCCAGCTCTCCTCAGCGATCCTAAAGCTTCCGCCACACATCGTGCTACTGGTCGAAGGTTATGAACTGCTGCCACATAACATGGCG is part of the Vanessa tameamea isolate UH-Manoa-2023 chromosome 10, ilVanTame1 primary haplotype, whole genome shotgun sequence genome and encodes:
- the LOC113393033 gene encoding pancreatic triacylglycerol lipase-like, whose protein sequence is MARVHFTRTLLLFVLAICVSDISAQRKPIKEALFLNSDLFNNATLEDCVWRREREPCPDPNVTLNLYTEAEPYKKQVDLFSEDWLRQSSWEPSHETILLVHGYAGGDDTLPIVVLRDAYLRRGGYNVFMLDWGQLSQPPCYVAAVHNLRPVARCVAEALGSLRRAGLRPDRLTCVGHSLGAHMCGIMANYLNFRLNRIIGLDPARPLIRSAPALRLDPGDARAVHVLHTNAGRYGEGARLGHADFCLNGGRSQPYCEDTPNEALCSHVWSICYQAESLFRPRPAAPCGRRCSVRVPPARAAALPVPLGQPTPMTASGAYCLEDFTTPFCPATTGLLQGDERCCLDKLYAAAASAPPPPRARPRPPPRLRARHRAPYEGNNTLDNFNF